A section of the Salmo salar chromosome ssa05, Ssal_v3.1, whole genome shotgun sequence genome encodes:
- the LOC106605874 gene encoding LOW QUALITY PROTEIN: protein virilizer homolog (The sequence of the model RefSeq protein was modified relative to this genomic sequence to represent the inferred CDS: deleted 1 base in 1 codon) codes for MAGDTLTELLFLDTFKHQSAELTNVDVVRFPCGVLITEVRVIPPGIKAHTSLPDNRAFGETSPHSFQLELFFNNLTKPSSACFHRLGSFEYDENKSIVFRPNGKVNTDGLVLRGWYTSLTVAVYGTAERSHGHDRDSPPPPPPPPPQQQTGLKRIIKQEWDKEEQHNGSPPRPAPRGPRTPPGPPPPDDDDEEPVPVTVGVAKAEPTERGEDYLEPVSPERSSLPADEPYSDAEPEEEGEEEEEEEPEEEDDARTECSAPEDEEEEEEEDEGEEEEEMEEGDDGYEQISSDEDDLDNGSFKLPSFDIDYTPEDLASVPPVQYDPYERELRPLLYFTPPYKTRFDSQLERARRAVYVGPQGPGGGEGAEAEVVAQMRELLAGIGEDRDSRWVTALEQASGLLARGLGFLIGQGEWEEPIGALVQWALQGLSMEIALTQPIALNLRQLKAGAKLASCLAECPQGLTALLHEGALELLLELLQVDHVSSTLKLCILRALDALTSAPAGVEAFLQEGEMERSGYQRLVQLFLGEETVRVVTAGNAILQKGHAYEVMTDLQRTAAAWSESLQDEGEEPDIAMEEETSLGPSPVSEAELDRLAGVLEELHHLLETAPHTMVQPPGKAFPTTARITGPQERDDPYPTLYRYMHACHFLESSAVALSAAVAAGHTGVTHAVREVLHFLSLTQSGLLFMLAQPTPTNLLLRLLATVAEVEGEEPMVTGGDGFGVWLMQALHALQSVSELMSHVTAGGEGGVGLEEGDSAEVLSMLHALYLITFTQTGRSAVAHVFSLENNLSCLVTLLQHHSKDGHGEAKARKAVTYNYACMLVLMVVQNSSDLRTMEQHAAPLLILAKADDTNAKLQELSQWLEPLDKVKLEMGSIPSLIDYIKQNVQNVLTLEGSGLMSALRVLCQIACPPPAVEAQQRDLKWSLAGVQLFSGEGLDTCVCVLQKLCSVLLPAWRVHGHMGPTPQRCMILGVCANTLRLLRTMLTELLRSGAFQFRDTRVASTLVTLHMVVCSAPSSGRLDWEETKVQALIVDVLLTFTQGVSEQMTHTEETLLSNTWSLMLKEVLGSLLKAPEGLFSGLTLLSELLPLPLPMQSTQVISVQDVAVALNTRKLWSMHLRVQWGVFADALGCVCGTSCPPLLAMLRRVCVQLADLSSPTATLIMKTLLEFLLGELQPVEGKSPGWGQVLRLLSLFDTLVSQRACKIATLHLLSGSAPGDEPLADVFPLLLSLLVPAADHALPQQHCAELVGTVLQSLCDQDISLVVPHPAEGCVSEAEQLANALPGREMISSVCNSLLEVLGNGESSAALLLTCLRTLMFLTEHDYGLYHLKGALKKHSASVCALLKRQVFSFRKDSAELLSALLDFLRQILNTDPLGCCGEESGGEESGLVPPPRSVALTGSEMKALLQWEETDTHPLNTLEKHITKLCKEEDSLETLLENVIGLRQTLETTMDASSPPETEPTLPNPDTLLAQFNHRTVFVLSEVLDEQLKALWFSPFHTDDMEAELDMVKVDLLGLAQECCPELDLKSELERSFLSEPLSPSHTKANKGFRLGKHKHETFITSGKSDYIEPAKRAHMMAAPRGRGRGGLGGQLCRPHDIFRQRKQNTSRPPSMHVDDFVAAEFKDVGTPLGLLPPKRPPKSSPKPPTRGLFTGNRGRAAFHSQQTRFFTPPQPKGVLLSGNYNTRREGGRGGTSWSGPLPPVTHRGTYSDARGGQSNFTRGPLPSRQQPAGAYRLAPRDRAPRGRGGTGLSWLSQGGGGGGRGSQGGKFSGGGGSGGGRGRHVRSFTR; via the exons GGAGACATCGCCTCATTCCTTCCAGCTGGAGCTTTTCTTCAACAACCTCACTAAACCCAGCAGCGCCTGCTTCCACAGACTGGGAAG TTTTGAATATGACGAAAACAAGTCCATCGTTTTCAGGCCCAATGGAAAG gtgaACACAGATGGTCTGGTGCTGCGTGGATGGTACACCAGTCTGACGGTGGCGGTGTACGGTACAGCAGAAAGGTCACATGGTCACGACCGGGactctcccccacctccccctcccccacccccccaacaACAGACTGGCCTCAAGAGGATCATCAAACAAG AGTGGGATAAGGAGGAGCAGCATAATGGCAGTCCTCCCAGACCAGCACCCAGAGGCCCCCGCACCCCTCCTGGACCGCCCCcaccagatgatgatgatgaggagccGGTCCCAGTGaccg TTGGAGTGGCCAAGGCGGAGCCGACTGAAAGAGGGGAGGACTACCTGGAGCCCGTCTCACCTGAGCGCAGCTCACTGCCTGCAGACGAACCCTACTCAGACGCCGAGcctgaggaagagggggaggaggaagaggaggaagagccgGAAGAAGAGGACGATGCACGGACGGAGTGTAGCGCCcctgaggatgaggaggaggaagaggaggaggatgagggtgaggaggaggaagagatggaggaag gtgATGATGGTTATGAGCAGATCAGTAGTGATGAGGATGACTTGGACAATGGGAGTTTTAAGCTGCCCAGTTTTGACATTGACTACACCCCTGAAGACCTGGCCTCTGTGCCCCCAGTCCAGTACGACCCCTACGAAAGAGAGCTACGCCCACTGCTCTACTTCACCCCTCCCTACAAGACCCGCTTCGACTCCCAGCTGGAGAGGGCTAGGAGGGCTGTGTATGTTGGTCCACAGGGGCCTGGAGGTGGAGAAGGGGCAGAGGCTGAGGTTGTTGCCCAGATGAGAGAGCTCCTGGCTGGGATAGGAGAGGACCGTGACTCCCGCTGGGTCACGGCCCTAGAGCAGGCATCAGGGCTGCTCGCTAGAGGGCTGGGTTTTCTGATTGGACAGGGGGAATGGGAGGAGCCTATTGGAGCTCTGGTCCAATGGGCTCTCCAGGGTCTTAGTATGGAGATAGCTCTGACCCAACCCATTGCTCTAAACCTCAGGCAGCTGAAAGCTGGAGCTAAGCTGGCTTCCTGCTTGGCCGAGTGCCCACAGGGCCTCACTGCGCTGCTGCACGAGGGAGCCCTGGAGCTCCTACTAGAGCTGCTCCAGGTGGACCATGTGTCGTCCACGTTGAAGCTGTGTATCCTGAGGGCTCTGGATGCTCTGACCAGTGCCCCTGCTGGTGTGGAGGCCTTCCtacaggagggggagatggagaggagtggATACCAG CGGTTGGTGCAGCTGTTCCTGGGGGAGGAAACCGTGCGGGTGGTAACCGCGGGCAACGCCATTCTGCAGAAAGGCCACGCCTATGAGGTTATGACTGACCTGCAGAGGACAGCGGCAGCCTGGAGCGAGTCTCTGCAG GATGAGGGGGAGGAGCCTGACATAGCCATGGAGGAGGAGACATCATTAGGCCCCTCCCCTGTCAGCGAGGCTGAGCTGGATAGGTTGGCTGGGGTTCTAGAAGAGTTACATCACCTTCTAGAGACCGCCCCCCACACCATGGTCCAGCCCCCTGGAAAGGCCTTCCCTACAACCGCACGTATTACTGGTCCACAGGAGAGAGACGACCCCTACCCTACACTGTACAG GTACATGCATGCATGTCACTTCCTGGAGAGCTCGGCGGTGGCGTTGTCAGCAGCGGTGGCGGCGGGGCATACAGGTGTCACTCACGCCGTCAGGGAAGTCCTGcactttctgtctctcacccAATCAGGACTGCTTTTCATGCTGGCCCAGCCCACGCCTACCAACCTGCTGCTCCGCCTCCTAGCAACCGTCGCCGAGGTTGAGGGAGAGGAGCCTATGGTCACTGGGGGCGACG GGTTTGGGGTGTGGCTGATGCAGGCGCTGCATGCCCTCCAGAGCGTGTCTGAGCTGATGAGTCACGTGACTGCCggcggggagggaggggtggggctaGAGGAGGGGGACAGTGCGGAGGTACTGAGCATGCTCCATGCCCTCTACCTCATCACCTTCACACAGACTGGGAGGAGCGCTGTGGCCCACGTCTTCAGCCTGGAGAACAACCTCTCCTGTCTGGTTACGCTGCTGCAGCACCACAGCAAGGACGGACACGGGGAGGCCAAGGCCCGGAAGGCGGTGACCTATAACTATGCGTGTATGCTGGTGCTGATGGTGGTTCAGAACTCCAGTGATCTCCGTACGATGGAACAACACGCTGCTCCTCTACTCATCCTGGCCAAGGCTGATGACACCAACGCTAAACTACAGG AGCTGAGTCAGTGGCTGGAACCTCTGGACAAGGTGAAGTTAGAGATGGGGAGCATCCCCAGCCTCATAGACTACATCAAACAG AACGTCCAGAACGTGTTGACTCTAGAGGGAAGTGGACTGATGTCTGCTCTGAGGGTCCTCTGCCAGATCGCCTGTCCCCCTCCCGCCGTAGAGGCTCAGCAGAGAGATCTGAAGTGGAGTCTAGCGGGGGTGCAGTTGTTTTCTGGGGAGGGCTTGGacacgtgtgtttgtgtgctccAGAAGCTGTGTAGCGTGCTGCTGCCTGCCTGGCGTGTGCACGGACACATGGGACCCACCCCACAGCGCTGTATGATCCTTGGCGTGTGCGCTAACACGCTAAGGCTGCTGCGGACCATGCTGACAGAGCTGCTGCGCAGCGGGGCCTTCCAGTTCAGGGACACGCGTGTGGCGAGCACGTTGGTGACGCTACACATGGTGGTGTGTTCAGCCCCGTCCTCTGGACGTCTAGACTGGGAGGAGACCAAGGTTCAGGCCCTCATCGTAGATGTGCTGCTCACCTTCACACAGGGAGTCAGTGAACAG ATGACCCACACAGAGGAGACTCTGCTCAGTAACACATGGTCTCTGATGCTGAAGGAGGTGTTGGGCTCTCTACTGAAAGCACCAGAAGGACTCTTCTCTGGCCTCACCCTGCTGTCTGAACTGCTACCACTCCCCCTGCCCATGCAGAgcacgcag GTAATCTCTGTCCAGGACGTGGCTGTAGCGTTGAACACCAGGAAGTTGTGGAGCATGCACCTGCGGGTGCAGTGGGGTGTGTTTGCAGATGCcctcgggtgtgtgtgtggaactaGCTGTCCTCCGCTGCTGGCCATGCTGCgacgtgtgtgtgtccagctggctgacctctcctctcccaccgcGACCCTCATCATGAAGACCCTGCTGGAGTTCCTGCTGGGGGAACTACAGCC TGTTGAGGGTAAGAGTCCGGGTTGGGGGCAGGtcctgcgtctcctctctctattcgACACCCTGGTTTCCCAGAGAGCCTGTAAGATCGCAACGTTACACCTGCTCTCTGGCTCCGCCCCTGGAGACGAGCCATTGGCTGATGTCTTCCCCCTGCTACTGTCCCTATTGGTTCCCGCTGCTGACCACGCCCTGCCACAACAGCACTGTGCAGAGCTGGTGGGAACTGTCCTGCAGTCACTGTGTGACCAG gacatCTCTCTGGTGGTGCCCCACCCAGCCGAGGGGTGTGTGTCAGAGGCCGAGCAACTGGCCAATGCCCTGCCAGGACGGGAAATGATCTCATCAGTGTGCAACTCTCTGCTGGAGGTTTTGGGGAACGGAGAGAGCAGTGCCGCTCTGCTCCTCACCTGTCTCAGAACACTCATGTTCCTCACAGAACATGACTATGGACTCTACCACCTCAAagg GGCTCTGAAGAAGCACAGTGCCAGTGTGTGTGCTCTGTTGAAGAGACAGGTGTTCTCCTTCAGGAAAGACTCTGCTGaactcctctctgctctgctggACTTCCTACGACAGATCCTCAACACTGACCCTCTG GGTTGCTgtggggaggagagtggaggggaagAGTCCGGGCTGGTCCCGCCCCCAAGGTCTGTGGCTCTGACTGGCTCAGAGATGAAGGCTCTGCTGCAGTGGGAGGAGACTGACACACACCCTCTAAACACACTAGAGAAACAcatcacg aagctgtGCAAGGAGGAGGATTCATTGGAGACCCTGTTGGAGAATGTGATTGGTCTACGACAGACGCTGGAGACCACCATGGACGCATCTTCTCCCCCTGAGACGGAGCCCACTCTACCCAACCCTGACACGCTATTGGCCCAGTTCAACCACAG GACGGTGTTTGTGTTGTCGGAGGTGTTGGATGAGCAGCTGAAGGCTCTGTGGTTCTCCCCCTTCCACACTGACGACATGGAGGCTGAACTAGACATG gtgaAGGTGGACCTGCTAGGCCTGGCCCAGGAGTGTTGTCCAGAGTTGGACCTGAAGTCAGAGCTGGAACGCTCCTTCCTGTCTGAGCCCTTGTCTCCCAGTCATACCAAAGCTAACAAGGGCTTCAGGCTGGGCAAGCACAAACACGAGACCTTcatcaccag TGGTAAGTCAGACTACATCGAGCCAGCTAAGAGAGCCCACATGATGGCTGCTCCTCGCGGTCGAGGTAGGGGGGGGCTT GGGGGACAGCTCTGTCGCCCCCACGACATCTTCCGCCAGCGCAAACAGAACACTTCGCGCCCTCCCAGCATGCACGTGGATGACTTTGTGGCGGCAGAGTTTAAAGACGTTGGGACTCCCCTGGGCCTGTTGCCCCCCAAACGACCCCCAAAGAGCTCCCCCAAACCCCCCACCAGAGGCCTGTTCACTGGGAACAGAGGCAGGGCTGCCTTCCACAGCCAGCAGACACGCTTTTTCACCCCACCGCAGCCTAAAGGAGTGCTGCTGTCTG GTAACTATAATACCCGCCGTGAAGGTGGGCGAGGTGGCACGTCGTGGAGTGGTCCGTTGCCACCGGTTACCCACAGAGGAACGTACAGTGATGCAAGGGGCGGGCAGAGCAACTTCACACGCGGCCCCCTGCCCTCACGCCAGCAgcctgcag GTGCATATCGCCTGGCTCCGCGGGACCGCGCCCCTCGAGGTCGTGGGGGTACAGGCCTGTCGTGGCTgagtcagggaggaggaggaggggggagggggtcccAGGGGGGGAAGTTTAGCGGTGGGGGAGGCAGCGGAGGGGGGAGGGGACGACACGTTCGCTCCTTCACCAGGTAA